Proteins from a single region of Gossypium arboreum isolate Shixiya-1 chromosome 1, ASM2569848v2, whole genome shotgun sequence:
- the LOC108483171 gene encoding uncharacterized protein LOC108483171, producing MGGGFRVLHLVRPFLSFLPEVQSADKKVPFREKVIYTVISLFIFLVCSQLPLYGIHSTTGADPFYWMRVILASNRGTVMELGITPIVTSGLVIQLLAGSKIIEVDNNVREDRALLNGAQKLLGILIAIGEAVAYVLSGMYGSVGQLGVGNAILIILQLCFAGIIVICLDELLQKGYGLGSGISLFIATNICENIIWKAFSPTTINSGRGAEFEGAVIAFVHNLLTRENKIRALREAFYRQNLPNVTNLLATVLIFLIVIYFQGFRVVLPVRSKNARGQQGSYPIKLFYTSNMPIILHSALVSNLYFISQLLYRRYSGNFFVNLLGKWKESEYSNGQSIPVGGLAYYITAPSSLAEMAANPFHALFYLVFMLSACALFSKTWIEVSGSSARDVAKQLREQQMVMPGHREGSLQKELNRYIPTAAAFGGMCIGALTVLADLMGAIGSGTGILLAVTIIYQYFETFEKEKASELGFFGL from the exons ATGGGGGGTGGGTTTAGAGTGCTTCATCTTGTAAGACCGTTTCTTTCATTTCTGCCTGAAGTTCAGAGTGCTGACAAGAAAGTTCCCTTCAGAGAGAAGGTCATATACACTGTGATCTCTCTTTTCATCTTCTTGGTTTGTAGCCAGCTCCCTCTGTATGGCATACATTCTACTACTGGTGCAGATCCATTCTATTGGATGCGTGTTATTCTTGCCTCAAATCGTGGGACTGTCATGGAACTTGGAATCACTCCCATTGTGACGTCTGGACTGGTGATACAACTTCTTGCTGGTTCTAAAATCATTGAAGTGGACAACAATGTCCGCGAAGATCGTGCCCTTCT AAATGGTGCCCAAAAATTGTTGGGTATCTTGATAGCTATTGGTGAGGCAGTTGCCTATGTTCTCTCTGGGATGTATGGTAGCGTCGGCCAGCTTGGAGTAGGAAATGCCATTCTCATCATCCTTCAGCTTTGCTTTGCTGGTATCATCGTCATATGTCTGGATGAACTTCTTCAGAAAGGATATGGTCTCGGTTCTGGAATTTCCCTCTTCATAGCAACAAATATCTG TGAAAACATAATCTGGAAGGCATTTAGCCCCACGACAATTAACAGTGGCAGAGGTGCTGAGTTTGAAGGAGCTGTTATTGCATTTGTCCATAATCTTTTAACTCGAGAAAACAAGATTCGTGCTCTCCGAGAAGCCTTTTATCGACAGAATCTACCAAACGTGACAAATTTGCTTGCTACAGTCTTGATTTTTCTAATTGTTATCTACTTCCAAGGGTTCCGTGTGGTTTTGCCCGTGAGGTCAAAGAATGCCCGTGGACAGCAGGGTTCATATCCTATCAAGCTGTTCTACACCTCTAACATGCCCATCATTCTACATTCTGCTCTTGTTTCAAACCTTTACTTCATCTCTCAG TTACTGTACAGAAGGTACAGTGGAAATTTTTTTGTGAATCTCTTGGGCAAGTGGAAGGAGTCTGAATATTCAAATGGTCAATCCATTCCTGTTGGTGGCCTTGCATATTATATCACTGCACCATCAAG CTTAGCTGAGATGGCTGCCAATCCTTTCCATGCGTTGTTCTATCTTGTGTTTATGTTATCAGCATGTGCATTGTTCTCAAAAACTTGGATTGAAGTCTCAGGGTCATCTGCTAGAGATGTTGCCAAGCAGCTCAGG GAACAACAAATGGTTATGCCTGGCCATCGTGAGGGAAGCTTACAGAAAGAGCTAAACCGTTACATTCCCACAGCTGCTGCATTCGGAGGCATGTGCATTGGTGCACTCACAGTATTGGCTGATCTTATGGGAGCAATTGGGTCAGGGACGGGTATTCTTCTCGCAGTCACAATCATCTATCAGTATTTTGAGACTTTTGAGAAGGAGAAGGCCAGTGAGCTTGGCTTCTTTGGACTGTGA
- the LOC108482350 gene encoding serine/threonine-protein phosphatase 7 long form homolog, whose product MANQLIRLDGKHISAIQLQMAEDRILETYINNLSEGASDVIYGHLRDAGFLYVARMLGGTKLDPTLISALVERWRPETHTFHLPCGECTITLEDVSLQLGLPVDGEVVTGPVLSADWSETCEQLLGKVPNKFKGSRIEMKWLEDNFKTIKASASDVEKEQFARAFILKLIGGLLMPDKSRNLVHLRWLLLLADLKEAGRLSWGSAVLATLYREMCRATQPEKAKISGCMLLLQSWAWWNNPARHSGIPTELEDIRLALDQQTEEEVSL is encoded by the exons ATGGCAAATCAGCTTATTCGTTTGGATGGTAAGCACATCTCCGCCATTCAATTACAAATG GCTGAAGATCGGATATTGGAGACGTACATAAACAATTTAAGCGAAGGCGCATCAGATGTCATTTATGGACACTTACGAGATGCAGGATTTTTATACGTGGCTCGCATGCTCGGGGGGACTAAATTGGATCCCACACTTATCAGTGCTTTGGTCGAAAGATGGAGACCGGAGACACACACATTCCATCTTCCCTGTGGTGAGTGTACAATTACACTCGAGGACGTTAGTTTACAACTCGGTCTACCGGTTGATGGGGAAGTTGTTACGGGGCCAGTGCTTAGTGCCGATTGGAGTGAAACATGCGAGCAATTATTAGGGAAGGTGCCGAACAAGTTTAAGGGTAGCCGGATCGAGATGAAATGGTTGGAGGACAACTTCAAAACTATCAAGGCTTCAGCGAGTGATGTTGAAAAAGAACAATTCGCTCGCGCGTTCATCTTAAAATTGATCGGGGGTTTGCTCATGCCAGATAAATCTCGAAATCTGGTACATTTAAGGTGGCTGCTACTACTAGCCGACTTAAAAGAAGCGGGACGACTTAGTTGGGGATCAGCAGTGTTGGCGACATTGTACCGAGAAATGTGTAGAGCAACACAACCAGAAAAAGCTAAAATAAGCGGTTGCATGCTTCTTCTTCAATCGTGGGCATG GTGGAACAATCCCGCTAGACATAGCGGTATACCGACCGAGCTCGAGGATATTCGACTAGCTTTAGATCAACAAACTGAAGAGGAGGTTAGTTTATGA
- the LOC128289362 gene encoding serine/threonine-protein phosphatase 7 long form homolog — MHESNRVMRQFGCMQRIPSSPQKLDDLHNIDLRGRLEEDWPTFHQKYIEIWQRRYDYLPSREPFLTPELATSPDYMDWFRHNGKPYLLSALERSRQRRRRRQRRGPINPRSGEHVAGRTTSAPAPHEDSIVVQPPVGLCDTI, encoded by the exons ATGCATGAATCCAACCGAGTGATGCGACAGTTCGGGTGTATGCAACGTATTCCGTCATCACCCCAAAAGCTCGATGACCTGCACAATATCGACTTGCGGGGGAGACTCGAGGAAGATTGGCCAACATTCCACCAAAAGTATATCGAGATTTGGCAGCGTAGGTATGATTACTTGCCATCACGTGAACCATTTCTCACACCAGAGTTGGCAACATCTCCAGATTACATGGATTGGTTCAGGCATAACGGCAAGCCGTATCTACTGTCGGCTTTAGAAAGGAGTAGGCAACGTCGCCGTAGGAGGCAAAGACGAGGGCCCATCAATCCTAGGTCAGGAGAACATGTCGCGGGGAGAACAACATCTGCTCCAGCTCCACACGAGGACTCGATTGTCGTGCAACCACCCG TCGGCCTATGCGACACCATATAA